The genomic stretch TGATTGATCTGCAAGAGGTGTTGATCGACGACACCAGCGGCACGAGCATCCTGCGGTTCCGCTTTCTGGCCCCCGAAATTGCCCGCGACGGCGGCACCATGTCCTATGTGGACAGCGCCCCCGATATCGAATCTCTGTGCGCAAATACTGTGGTTCCCTACATCGCTGAATATGCGCTGACACCCGAAGTCGTGGTGATCTCTCTGGCCGACCGCGCGGTCGAATTTGGCCAGCCGGACCCCGACGCGACCCAATTCTTTGATGCTTTTCGCATCGAAAACGATACCTGTATTTGGGAGGCTTTTTGATGCCTGCACAACATCTTGCGGCGCGACCCTCATGTAAGCGGGAAATTGCGTCTTTGGAGTCACAGCGCGGCGCGATGACGCAGCGCAGATATCTTTCGCATTTGGAATCCGCTATGTTTGCGCCAAGGAAACCCGTTGGGTCCCTTACCTCAATTGAGGCAGGGTCCGCACAGCCGTGCGGGCAACGCCTTGTGCATCTAAACAGGAGATACAGATG from Pseudosulfitobacter sp. DSM 107133 encodes the following:
- a CDS encoding DUF6497 family protein codes for the protein MNAKPHRSQKPLDRINRCVPLRAAVLTTLMATAAPLWAFDVPSGQVIDLQEVLIDDTSGTSILRFRFLAPEIARDGGTMSYVDSAPDIESLCANTVVPYIAEYALTPEVVVISLADRAVEFGQPDPDATQFFDAFRIENDTCIWEAF